The genomic region GCCGCCTGGCGCGTCACGCAACTGGTCGGCAGCAAGGTGCGCTTCATCCTGGCGTCCTCGGGCCATATCGCCGGCATGATCAACCCGCCGGGCAGCAAGGGAAACTACTGGACCAACGACGCCACCCCGGCCCCGGCAACACCGACGACCTGGCTGCAGGGCGCGACGAAGCACGACGGCACCTGGTGGACGGACTGGACCTCCTGGCTCGCCGAGCGCTCGGGACCCAGACAAGCCCTGCCCACGCTGGGCAACGCCACGCATCCACCGCTGCACGATGCCCCCGGAACCTACGTTCTGGAGAAATAAGGAAACAGGGCGGACGTCATCGCACGCCCCCCAGGAAGAGCAGCGCGCCAGGAGGCCCCACCTCCTGGCCTTCCCTTCCCCCAGGCGCAGTCGGGCCTGGCATCATATATTTCCTAGTCAGCAATAATGCCGCCTGCACATCAACGTAGGGTCGGCGGCAATTGTGCATGCATCTGCAAATATCCGTGTGGACACTCTCGCCGTCGTGATGGTAGGATTTTTTCAGAATTCGTCACACCGCTGACGTCGTTGTCGTCTTACACGGGGGCATCCCGGCGATGGGGCGCGGCGGTTCGTTCCGTGGAGGCATCCCGTGCTTCGCCGTTCCTTGCTGGCCAGCAGCGCCGGGCTGGCTGCGCTTGCCTGCCTGCCCGCTTCTGCCACCGCGTCCCGATCGACAACGGTTTCCGTCGCGTGGCCAGTCAATGTCGGTCCCCTGAACCCGCATCTCTATTCGCCCAACCAGATGTTCGCACAGGCGATGGTCTACGAGCCGCTGGTCCGCTACGTCGAAGGCGGGCGGATCGAGCCATGTCTGGCAACCGCCTGGACCATCGAGGATGATGGCCGCAGCTACGTCTTTCGCCTGCGCGAGAACGTGCGCTTCACCGATGGGGTGGCGTTCGACGCGGCCGCGGTGAAGGCCAATGTCGATGCCGTGCTCGCCAATCGGCCGCGGCACCAGTGGCTGGACCTGATCAACCAGATCGAGGGCCTCGATGTCCTCGACGCCATGACGATCCGCCTGCGGTTGCGCAACCCCTATTACCCGACCCTGCTGGAACTGGCGCTGGTGCGGCCGCTGCGGTTCCTCTCCCCGGCGGCGATCCCGCCCGGGGGCAACACCGCCGCCGGAATTGCCGCCCCGATCGGCACCGGCCCCTGGAAGCTGGCCGAGACAGTGCGGGGCGAGCGCGACGTGTTTCTGCGCAACAACGCCTATTGGGGGGATGCGCCCCAGGTCGAGCGCCTGGTGATCAAGGTGGTCCCCGATCCGACCACGCGGGCGCTGGCGCTGCAGAGCGGCGAGATCGACCTGCTCTACGGAACCGACCTGCTCGACAGCGACGCGTTCCGCCGTCTCTCAGCGGACCCACGCTTCACGGCGGCGATTTCGCCCCCGCTCGCCTCACGGCTGCTGCTGCTCAATTCGGGCCGGGGGCCGACCACCGATCCCGTCGTACGCTGGGCGATCCTGCATGCCGTCAACCGGCCGTCGCTGGTGCGCAACATCCTGCTCGACAGCGAGCCGGTCGCCGAAACCCTGTTCGCGCCCAATTTTCCCTACACCGACGTGCCGCTGGAGCCCTTCGCCTTCGACCGGGCCAGGGCCACGCGGTTGCTCGACGAGGCCGGCTGGAGCTTGCCGGCGGGCGGCAAGGTCCGCACCCGCCAAGGGCAGGCATGCAGCCTCGATCTCGCCTTCATCGGCACGGAAGCCCTGCAGAAGGCCATCGCCGAAACGGTCCAGGGCGATCTCGCGCGGGTGGGCATCGCGGTGCGGCTGATCGGCGAGGAAGCGAGCAGCTTCTATGCACGGCAGAAATCCGGCGAATTCGGCATGATCTTCGGCGACACCTGGGGCGCCCCGTACGATCCGCATGCCTTCATGGCCTCGATGCGGACACCCTCCCACGGAGACTGGCAGGCGCAGCGCGGCCTGCCGATGAAAGCCGAGATCGACCGCCGGATCAGCGAAGTACTGGTCGAAGCTGACGACACGAAGCGGCGTGCCGAGTATGCGTGGCTGCTGCGGACGCTGCACGAGCAGGCGGTTTACCTGCCGATCTCCTATCTCGCCAACAAGCTGGTGATGCGCAGGACGCTCGGCCGCATGCCGTTCGGCCCGACCCGGAACGAGATCCCGTTCGAGCGTCTGGCGCTCGCGGGCTGAGGCACCGATGTCGGGATTCATCCTCCGGCGCGTGCTGTCGCTGGCGCCGCTGCTGCTGATCGTCTCGCTCGCGCTGTTCCTGATGCTGCATCTGGGTCGGGGCGATCCGGCCATGGATTACCTGCGCCTGTCGCAGATTCCGCCGACCGACGCGGCGGTGGCGCAGGCACGCACCGAGCTTGGCCTCGACCGGCCGCTCGCCGTGCAGTACCTGAGCTGGCTGGCCGGCGTGGTGCGGCTCGATTTCGGCGTCTCCTGGGTGACACGGCACCCGGTGCTCGAAGATATCGCCACCTTCCTGCCGGCGACGCTGCAACTGGCCGCCGCCGCGCTGGCGCTGACGATTGTCCTTGGCGTGCCGCTTGGCGTCGTCGCCGCGCTGGCGCGCAATCGCTGGCCCGATCACCTGACCCGGGTGGTCGCCTTCCTTGGCGTGTCGGTGCCGAATTTCTGGCTTGGTTACCTGCTGATCCTGTTGTTCGCGGTCACGCTCGGCTGGCTGCCGGCGATGGGCCGCGGCGGCCCCGAGCACCTGATCCTGCCGGCGATCGCGACGGCGGCGATGTCGGCCTCGATCATGCTGCGGCTGGTGCGCAGCAGCGTGCTCGGGCAACTGGGCAACCGGCATCTGGTGTTCGCGCGGGCGCGCGGGTTGAGCGAGCGCACGGTCATCGGGCGCCATGTGCTGCTGAATGCCATGATCCCGCCGCTCACCGCGATCGGCCTGCATATCGGCGAGCTGCTCGGCGGCGCGATGGTGGTGGAAGTGGTGTTCGGCTGGCCCGGCGTGGGGCGCTATGCACTGCAGGCGATCTCCAACCGCGACTTCCCGGCGCTACAGGGCTTCGTGGTGGTGATGACCATGATCTACGTGATCTGCAACCTGGTGATCGACATCGCCTATGCCTGGATCGATCCCCGCATCCGCCTGGGACGCACCCTGACATGACCGGACAGGCCGGGACCGAGCGTCCCTGGATCATGTGGATCGGCCTGGGACTGGTCGGGCTGCTGGCGGCGGTGGCGTTGCTGGCGCCGTGGATCACTCCGTTCGATCCGACCGAGGTCAATCCGGAAGCGCGGCTGCTGGCCCCCTCGGCACAGCACTGGCTGGGCACCGACCATCTCGGCCGCGACCAGTTCGCGCGCGTCGTGTTCGGGACCCGCACCTCGCTCGGCGCGGTCGCGCTGATCTTCGCGCTGGTGCTGACGATCGGCAGCATCGTCGGTGGCATCGCCGGTTATTGCGAAGGGATCGTCGATGCCGTGCTGATGCGCACCTGCGACGCCTTCATGACCATTCCCACGCTGGTGCTGGCGTTGTTCCTGATCGGCGTGCTCGGCACCGGGATGACCAATGTGATCATTGCCATCACATTGTCGCACTGGGCCTGGTACGCGCGGCTGGTGCGTGGCCTCACCCTGGAACTGCGCCAGCGCGGCCACATCGCCGCGGCACGGGTGGCCGGGGGATCGCGGACGGCAATCCTGATCCGGCACATCCTGCCGGCGATCGCCGGGCAACTGGTGGTGCTGTCCACGCTCGACCTGGGCCACTGGATGCTGCATGTCGCCGGGCTGTCCTTCCTCGGCCTGGGGGTGGCGGCGCCGACCCCCGAATGGGGCATCATGATCAACGATGCCCGGCCCTTCGTCTGGACGGCGCCAATGCTGATCCTGGTACCGGGGGCCGCGATCCTGGTGACCGTCATGGCGTTCAACCTGCTGGGCGACGCCGCGCGCGACCGGCTCGATCCGACCCTGGCCGGGCCCGCAACGGGAGGGCACGAGCATTGAGCCCGCCTGATCTCGCCCTGCGCGGCCTGCGGCTGGAAACGGGATCGCCCGCCTCCCCGGTGGTGCTGGTCGATGGCATCGATCTCGGCATCACCCGTGGCCGCGTGCAGGCGCTGGTTGGCACCAGCGGCGGCGGCAAGAGCCTCAGCACGCTCGCCCTGCTCGGGCTGCTGCCACGCGGCGTGCGGCGCAGCGCCGGTAGCATCAGCCTCGATGGCGTGGAGCTGACCGAGGCGGGCGTCGTCGCGCTGCGCGGACGCACGGTCGGGCTGGTGCAGCAGAACCCCACGGGCTGCTTCAATCCGATCGTGACGATCGGCCGGCATTTCCAGGAAACGCTGGCCCTGACCGGAACAGGTGCGCGCGCCGCACGGGCAACCGCGGTGGCGCGACTGGCGGAGGTCGGGTTCGATGCGCCGGCCCGGCTGCTGGAGCTTTATCCGTTCCAGCTCAGCGGGGGCATGTTGCAACGGGTGGCAATCGCCCTGGCACTGGCCTGCGATCCGCCGTTCCTGGTCGCCGACGAGCCCACCACCGACCTGGATCTGGTGGTGCAGGCGCAGATCCTCGATCTGCTGGACGGGCTGCGCCGGCATCGCGGCATCGGCATCCTGCTGGTGACGCACGACCTGTCCGTGGTGGCGCGGCTGGCCGACGAGGTGGCAGTGCTCATCGAAGGGCGCATCGTCGAATCCCGTGATGCCCACGGACTGTTCGCCACACCGCGCGATCCCTGCACCCGCGCGCTGCTGGACGTGCATTTCGCGCTGCAGCCGGAGGCACTCTGCGCATGAGTCTGCTGGAACTGCGGCAGGTTGATAAATCGTACCGGCAGGGCGGCCTGTTCGGCCCGCGCGAGGCGGTGCGTGTGCTCGATCGTGCCTCCCTTGATGTGGGCCGCGGTGAATGCGTGGCGTTGCTGGGCCCCAGCGGCGCCGGCAAAAGCACGCTCGCGCGCATTGCCCTCGGCCTGGAGTGGCCGGACAGCGGCGAGGTCCGTTTCGACGGCATGCCGTTGCTCGATGATCGGGGACGGATGGCGGCTGCCACGCGCCGTGCGATCCAGGCGGTATTCCAGGACCCTTACGGGGCGACCAGTCCGCGATTCTCCGCCTTCGAGGTGATTGCCGAGCCGCTACGCTATGCGGGCCTCTCCGGGGCACCGTTGCGGGCCCGTGTCCGGGAGCTGGCGGAACAGGTGGAGCTTGATCCCGGTGCGTTGTCGCGGCTGGCGCATCGTTTCAGCGGTGGCCAATTGCAACGGCTGTGCATCGCGCGGGCGCTGGCGTTGCAGCCGCGGCTGCTGGTGCTGGATGAGGCGGTGAGCAGTCTCGACCTGACCACGCAGGCGCGAGTGCTGGCACTGCTGACGGGGCTGCGCCGCAGGCATGGCGTGGGCTTTCTCTTCATCACGCATGACCTGCGGCTGTTGCGCGGGTTCGCGGACCGGGTCCTGGTGATGGAAGATGGCCGGCCGGTCGAGGTGGATGATCCGTTCGCGCCGGAACCGGCGATTCCGGCGCTGGCACGGCTGCAGGCAGCCATGCTGCCGGCAAGGCCAGGGCTTCGCCCTGGACCCAGCAGGGGCCACAAGGCCCCTGCACCCCAATAGCGCTGCGCGGCAAAGAATGGGATCCAAGGGCCTTATGGCCCTTGGTGGAGGTCCAGGAGGCAAAGCCTCCTGGTGGGGTGTGGGGCAAAGCCCCACCGCTGCCCCTTACGGGGCAGCGCGCACGATACGCAGGGCGTCGGTGCCGCCGGCCTGACCGAACTGCTTGCCGGCAAGCAGGACGATATCGGCGGAGATCGTGACGAGTCCGGCCTGTGTGACCAGTCGAACCACGCTGTTGACCAGGTCGGCTTCGGTGCGGGTTTCCGGCGAAGCGGCGGCGTACACGCCCCACACCACCGCGAGCCGGCGCGCCGTCGCCGCGTCCGGCGTCAGGCTGATGACGGGTGCCTCGGGCCGTTCGCGGGAAGCGCGGAGCGCGGTGCTGCCGGAAGCGGTAAAGGCGCAGATCGCCGCGGCACCGATGGTATGCGCCACCTGCCGCGCCGCTGCCGCGAGGGCGTCGGCGGTCGAGCGTTCCGGCGCGGGCCGAGACGCCTCGATGATCGCCCGCCAGCCCGGATCCTGCTCCACCCGGGCGACGATGCGGTCCATGATGTTGACGGCTTCGTAAGGGAACTGCCCGGCCGCGGTCTCGGCCGAGAGCATCACCGCATCCGCCCCGTCGAATACGGCGGTCGCCACGTCGGAGGCTTCGGCGCGGGTCGGCGCGGGGGCAGTGATCATGCTTTCCAGCATCTGGGTCGCCACCACCACTGGCTTGCCCGCCTGCCGCGCGGCGCGGACGATGCGCTTCTGTGCCAGTGGCACTTCCTCGGGCGGCAGTTCGACGCCGAGGTCGCCGCGCGCGACCATGATCGCATCCGACAGCCGCACGATCTCGTCGAGATTCTCCAGCGCCTGCGGCTTTTCCATCTTGGTCATGATCCAGGCGCGGCCGGCGGCGATCGCGCGGGCTTCGGCGACGTCCTCGGGGCGCTGCACGAAGGACAGCCCGATATAGTCGACGCCGTGGTCGAGCGCGAAAGCGAGGTCCTCGCGGTCCTTGGTGGTCAGCGCCGGGATCGGCAGCACCACGTCGGGGACGTTGACGCCCTTGCGGTCGGAGAGCGGGCCGCCGACGGTCACCTCGGTTTCCAGCATGTCGTCGCGCTTGCGCACCACGCGCAGGCGCAGCTTGCCGTCATCGAGCAGCAGCGTGGTGCCGATGGCGGCGGCCTGGATGATTTCCGGATGCGGCAGGTTGACGCGGGTGGCATCGCCCGGGGTCGGGTTGAGATCGAGCTGGAAGCGCTGCCCGGTCTGCAGTTGCACGCGCCCGCCGGCGAAGCGGCCGACACGCAGCTTCGGCCCCTGCACGTCGGCGAGGATGCCGATCGGGCGGCCGAATTTCTGCTCCAGCTCACGGATCATGACGATCCGCTGGCGATGATCCTCGTGGCTGCCATGGGAGAAATTGAGCCGGAAGACGTCCGCGCCCCCCTGGAACAGGCGCGCCAGCACCTCCGGGGTCGAGCTTGCCGGCCCGAGGGTGGCGATGATCTTGGTGCGGCGATGACGGCGGAAGCGGCCGCGTTCACCGACGCCGGCGAATCCGCTCTCGGGCAGCGGGCGGGCCAGGCTGAGGGGGGAGCTGACGTTCATGATGGTGTTGCCTCTCGCGATGCTGCCGGACGAGCGAAAGCGCCTCCACGCTGGCCGTTGCCGACCGGCGCGATCGCGTGCCGATGCTGATTTGTTGTTGTGGCGGACGGCGCCATGGCGGCGCCGTCCCGTGCTGCTCTACAGGCTGCCCAACAGCGCGGCGGTGTCGCCCATGCGGTTGGAGAAGCCCCATTCGTTATCGTACCAGCTCATGACCCGGACCAGCCCGCCATCGACGATCGCGGTCTGGCTCGCGTCGAAGGTGGAGGATTCGGGGACATGGTTGAAATCGGCGCTGACCAGCGGCGCCGTGTTGTAGCCAAGGATGCCCTTCAGCTCGCCTTCGGCAGCCGCCTTCAGCGCCGCGTTGATCTCGGCCTTGTCGGCCGGCTGGCGCGTCAGCACCACGTCGAGCGAGACCAGGGAAACGTTCGGCGTGGGCACGCGGATCGAGCTGCCGTCCAGCTTGCCCTTCAGCTCCGGCAGCACGAGGCCGACCGCCTTCGCCGCCCCGGTGCTGGTCGGGATCATCGACAGCGCGGCGGCACGGGCCCGGTGCAGGTCCTTGTGCAGCGTGTCGAGCGTCGGCTGGTCGCCGGTATAGGAATGGATCGTGACCATGTAGCCGCGCTCGATGCCAAAGGTCTCGTGCAGCACCTTGGCGACCGGGGCGAGGCAGTTGGTGGTGCAGGAGGCGTTCGACACCACGGTCATGTCCGGGGTGAGCACCTTGTGGTTCACGCCATAGACGATGGTGGCGTCGACCCCATCGGCCGGGGCGGAGACCAGCACCTTGCGCGCGCCGGCCTGCAGCAGCGCCGCGGCCTTTTCCTTGGAGGTGAAGCGCCCGGTGCATTCCATGGCCACGTCGACGCCCTGG from Rhodovastum atsumiense harbors:
- the nikA gene encoding nickel ABC transporter substrate-binding protein, with the translated sequence MLRRSLLASSAGLAALACLPASATASRSTTVSVAWPVNVGPLNPHLYSPNQMFAQAMVYEPLVRYVEGGRIEPCLATAWTIEDDGRSYVFRLRENVRFTDGVAFDAAAVKANVDAVLANRPRHQWLDLINQIEGLDVLDAMTIRLRLRNPYYPTLLELALVRPLRFLSPAAIPPGGNTAAGIAAPIGTGPWKLAETVRGERDVFLRNNAYWGDAPQVERLVIKVVPDPTTRALALQSGEIDLLYGTDLLDSDAFRRLSADPRFTAAISPPLASRLLLLNSGRGPTTDPVVRWAILHAVNRPSLVRNILLDSEPVAETLFAPNFPYTDVPLEPFAFDRARATRLLDEAGWSLPAGGKVRTRQGQACSLDLAFIGTEALQKAIAETVQGDLARVGIAVRLIGEEASSFYARQKSGEFGMIFGDTWGAPYDPHAFMASMRTPSHGDWQAQRGLPMKAEIDRRISEVLVEADDTKRRAEYAWLLRTLHEQAVYLPISYLANKLVMRRTLGRMPFGPTRNEIPFERLALAG
- the nikB gene encoding nickel ABC transporter permease subunit NikB, whose amino-acid sequence is MSGFILRRVLSLAPLLLIVSLALFLMLHLGRGDPAMDYLRLSQIPPTDAAVAQARTELGLDRPLAVQYLSWLAGVVRLDFGVSWVTRHPVLEDIATFLPATLQLAAAALALTIVLGVPLGVVAALARNRWPDHLTRVVAFLGVSVPNFWLGYLLILLFAVTLGWLPAMGRGGPEHLILPAIATAAMSASIMLRLVRSSVLGQLGNRHLVFARARGLSERTVIGRHVLLNAMIPPLTAIGLHIGELLGGAMVVEVVFGWPGVGRYALQAISNRDFPALQGFVVVMTMIYVICNLVIDIAYAWIDPRIRLGRTLT
- the nikC gene encoding nickel ABC transporter permease subunit NikC, which produces MTGQAGTERPWIMWIGLGLVGLLAAVALLAPWITPFDPTEVNPEARLLAPSAQHWLGTDHLGRDQFARVVFGTRTSLGAVALIFALVLTIGSIVGGIAGYCEGIVDAVLMRTCDAFMTIPTLVLALFLIGVLGTGMTNVIIAITLSHWAWYARLVRGLTLELRQRGHIAAARVAGGSRTAILIRHILPAIAGQLVVLSTLDLGHWMLHVAGLSFLGLGVAAPTPEWGIMINDARPFVWTAPMLILVPGAAILVTVMAFNLLGDAARDRLDPTLAGPATGGHEH
- a CDS encoding ATP-binding cassette domain-containing protein, whose protein sequence is MSPPDLALRGLRLETGSPASPVVLVDGIDLGITRGRVQALVGTSGGGKSLSTLALLGLLPRGVRRSAGSISLDGVELTEAGVVALRGRTVGLVQQNPTGCFNPIVTIGRHFQETLALTGTGARAARATAVARLAEVGFDAPARLLELYPFQLSGGMLQRVAIALALACDPPFLVADEPTTDLDLVVQAQILDLLDGLRRHRGIGILLVTHDLSVVARLADEVAVLIEGRIVESRDAHGLFATPRDPCTRALLDVHFALQPEALCA
- a CDS encoding ABC transporter ATP-binding protein, producing the protein MSLLELRQVDKSYRQGGLFGPREAVRVLDRASLDVGRGECVALLGPSGAGKSTLARIALGLEWPDSGEVRFDGMPLLDDRGRMAAATRRAIQAVFQDPYGATSPRFSAFEVIAEPLRYAGLSGAPLRARVRELAEQVELDPGALSRLAHRFSGGQLQRLCIARALALQPRLLVLDEAVSSLDLTTQARVLALLTGLRRRHGVGFLFITHDLRLLRGFADRVLVMEDGRPVEVDDPFAPEPAIPALARLQAAMLPARPGLRPGPSRGHKAPAPQ
- the pyk gene encoding pyruvate kinase codes for the protein MNVSSPLSLARPLPESGFAGVGERGRFRRHRRTKIIATLGPASSTPEVLARLFQGGADVFRLNFSHGSHEDHRQRIVMIRELEQKFGRPIGILADVQGPKLRVGRFAGGRVQLQTGQRFQLDLNPTPGDATRVNLPHPEIIQAAAIGTTLLLDDGKLRLRVVRKRDDMLETEVTVGGPLSDRKGVNVPDVVLPIPALTTKDREDLAFALDHGVDYIGLSFVQRPEDVAEARAIAAGRAWIMTKMEKPQALENLDEIVRLSDAIMVARGDLGVELPPEEVPLAQKRIVRAARQAGKPVVVATQMLESMITAPAPTRAEASDVATAVFDGADAVMLSAETAAGQFPYEAVNIMDRIVARVEQDPGWRAIIEASRPAPERSTADALAAAARQVAHTIGAAAICAFTASGSTALRASRERPEAPVISLTPDAATARRLAVVWGVYAAASPETRTEADLVNSVVRLVTQAGLVTISADIVLLAGKQFGQAGGTDALRIVRAAP
- the gap gene encoding type I glyceraldehyde-3-phosphate dehydrogenase, giving the protein MPVKIAINGFGRIGRLVLRAIIESGREDLLPVAINDLGSVEANAHLLRYDSVHGRLPAEVEVSGDTITIRANGRVWGPIKVSAERDPAKVPYQGVDVAMECTGRFTSKEKAAALLQAGARKVLVSAPADGVDATIVYGVNHKVLTPDMTVVSNASCTTNCLAPVAKVLHETFGIERGYMVTIHSYTGDQPTLDTLHKDLHRARAAALSMIPTSTGAAKAVGLVLPELKGKLDGSSIRVPTPNVSLVSLDVVLTRQPADKAEINAALKAAAEGELKGILGYNTAPLVSADFNHVPESSTFDASQTAIVDGGLVRVMSWYDNEWGFSNRMGDTAALLGSL